In Merismopedia glauca CCAP 1448/3, the following proteins share a genomic window:
- a CDS encoding sunset domain-containing protein produces the protein MRKRRKQSLIGIMVRFGILAVIVVIAMEFSRSHYPSLIASIAKPGCKIKGNISHNTGIKLYHLPGMEDYESTVIDPAKGEKWFCTESEAIANGWRKAPR, from the coding sequence ATGAGGAAAAGAAGAAAGCAAAGTTTAATTGGAATTATGGTTAGGTTTGGGATTCTGGCTGTAATCGTTGTAATTGCTATGGAGTTTAGTCGTAGTCATTATCCCTCTCTCATTGCATCTATCGCAAAACCAGGATGTAAGATCAAAGGCAATATCTCCCATAACACAGGTATCAAGCTTTATCATTTGCCAGGTATGGAAGATTACGAATCAACTGTTATCGATCCAGCCAAGGGAGAAAAATGGTTTTGTACCGAGTCAGAGGCGATCGCAAACGGTTGGCGTAAAGCACCAA